One Actinosynnema pretiosum DNA segment encodes these proteins:
- a CDS encoding M20/M25/M40 family metallo-hydrolase — protein sequence MDRSALTRTVRSTWDEDVLPSLTGLVAVPAVSPAFDPDWEASGHLDAAVEHVRAWLATRDLPGARVEVVRLPGRTPLLLVDVPATAGDDTVLLYGHLDKQPPVANWSEGLDPWTPVVRDGRLYGRGSADDGYSGYAAVTAIEAVRAAGGRHARCVLLLETSEESGSPDLPAYLEHLKPRLGDVSLVVCLDSGGNDYERMWLTTSLRGLVQVAVTVRVVEGGLHSGMASGIVPSSFRIARQLLDRLEDSATGEIHLAEMHVDVPENRVDEIREAVAAAPGSLTGAVPWAGGTGPVDEDEVQLALNNGWRPTLSITGADGLPKPEDAGNVLRPSTTLVLSFRLPPTADSAAALAAVERALTTDVPYGAVVELSRTEHASGWNAPELAPWLRESLDRVGADVFGSPWRTVSLGGSIPFMGLLHEAYPAAQFLVTGAVGPDSNCHVPDEWLNLAHAARITEAVALVLDAHTRR from the coding sequence GTGGATCGATCTGCGTTGACCCGTACCGTCCGAAGCACCTGGGACGAGGACGTCCTGCCCAGCCTGACCGGGCTCGTCGCCGTGCCCGCCGTCTCCCCGGCGTTCGACCCGGACTGGGAGGCGAGCGGCCACCTCGACGCCGCCGTCGAGCACGTGCGCGCCTGGCTCGCGACCCGCGACCTGCCCGGCGCGCGGGTGGAGGTGGTCCGCCTGCCGGGACGCACCCCGCTGCTCCTGGTGGACGTGCCCGCCACGGCGGGCGACGACACCGTGCTGCTCTACGGCCACCTCGACAAGCAGCCGCCGGTCGCCAACTGGTCCGAGGGCCTGGACCCGTGGACCCCGGTCGTGCGCGACGGCAGGCTCTACGGCCGGGGCTCGGCCGACGACGGCTACTCCGGCTACGCGGCCGTCACCGCCATCGAGGCGGTGCGCGCGGCGGGCGGGCGGCACGCCCGGTGCGTGCTGCTGCTGGAGACCAGCGAGGAGTCCGGCAGCCCCGACCTGCCCGCCTACCTGGAGCACCTCAAGCCGCGCCTGGGCGACGTGTCGCTGGTCGTGTGCCTGGACTCGGGCGGCAACGACTACGAGCGGATGTGGCTGACCACCTCGCTGCGCGGCCTGGTGCAGGTCGCCGTGACCGTGCGCGTGGTCGAGGGCGGCCTGCACTCCGGCATGGCCAGCGGCATCGTGCCCAGCTCGTTCCGGATCGCCAGGCAGCTGCTGGACCGGCTGGAGGACTCGGCCACCGGCGAGATCCACCTGGCGGAGATGCACGTCGACGTGCCGGAGAACCGGGTCGACGAGATCCGCGAGGCGGTGGCCGCCGCGCCGGGCTCGCTGACCGGCGCCGTGCCGTGGGCGGGCGGCACCGGGCCCGTGGACGAGGACGAGGTGCAGCTGGCGCTCAACAACGGCTGGCGGCCGACCCTGTCGATCACCGGCGCGGACGGCCTGCCCAAGCCGGAGGACGCGGGCAACGTGCTGCGCCCCTCCACCACGCTGGTGCTCAGCTTCCGGCTGCCGCCGACCGCCGACTCGGCCGCGGCGCTGGCCGCCGTGGAGCGCGCGCTGACCACCGACGTGCCGTACGGCGCGGTGGTGGAGCTGTCGCGCACCGAGCACGCGTCCGGCTGGAACGCGCCGGAGCTGGCCCCGTGGCTGCGCGAGTCGCTGGACCGGGTCGGCGCGGACGTGTTCGGCTCGCCGTGGCGGACGGTGTCGCTGGGCGGGTCGATCCCGTTCATGGGCCTGCTGCACGAGGCGTACCCGGCGGCGCAGTTCCTGGTGACCGGCGCGGTCGGCCCGGACAGCAACTGCCACGTGCCCGACGAGTGGCTGAACCTGGCGCACGCCGCGCGGATCACCGAGGCGGTCGCGCTCGTGC